Proteins found in one Alicyclobacillus cycloheptanicus genomic segment:
- a CDS encoding DUF1641 domain-containing protein yields MAKPILTIAQEEPSPLRTEQAAMTELMAALTEHHKGLEQGLELVDLLHEKGLLDIVIALLKRGDRVLEIIIRAAEKPGGLSLMKNAIALVQGMSELDAKALVGLFRQVNAGLTAMNAEDRPVVTGAWSLLGLLRDEDVSAGLGVLFGFLKGFGHAVKEAANPAEPGAGSGASFAFEQRGEGENENT; encoded by the coding sequence GTGGCGAAGCCGATTCTGACAATCGCGCAGGAAGAGCCGAGTCCTCTGCGCACAGAGCAGGCGGCGATGACTGAACTGATGGCTGCCCTGACGGAGCATCACAAGGGACTCGAGCAAGGGCTGGAACTGGTTGACTTGCTGCACGAAAAGGGCTTGTTGGACATCGTGATCGCCCTGTTGAAGCGGGGCGATCGCGTCCTCGAAATCATCATCCGCGCCGCCGAGAAGCCGGGTGGATTGAGCCTGATGAAGAACGCCATCGCCCTCGTGCAGGGCATGAGTGAGCTGGACGCCAAAGCGTTGGTGGGGCTGTTCCGTCAGGTCAACGCTGGGCTGACGGCGATGAACGCCGAAGACCGGCCCGTGGTGACGGGGGCATGGAGCCTGTTGGGGCTGCTTCGCGATGAAGATGTGAGCGCCGGCCTTGGCGTCTTGTTCGGTTTCCTGAAAGGATTCGGGCACGCGGTGAAGGAAGCGGCGAATCCGGCGGAACCTGGCGCTGGCAGCGGCGCGAGTTTCGCATTTGAGCAGCGAGGCGAAGGCGAGAACGAGAACACTTAG
- a CDS encoding purine-cytosine permease family protein, translating to MPSNTGVFPEVQYGDRLLTVEPYSIQPVAALDRHGKAWQQLMLWLGSNLTIADFALGFLPVSLGLPWSWSIAAIVLGNLIGAVTLGLCAAMGPVYGVPQLIIGRFTFGRMGGYLPTALNYVSTIGWFAVNNMLGTFGLRILLPQLAFWQGAGLLVILQGLLAIYGYNLIHVYERVMSVVLGTLFLVVTFLTLRHPAALTVYHPHAAAPWAMFAIMVASVFSYIASWGSYASDYSRYLHADVSKGRVVWNVFLGAFLASTWLELVGLLVAVLAASPTSNPIAALHLVTGEFGDVAVIAMILGGTAADALNLYSNALSASAFDIRVPRWVLTVVASLVGLALSLAFSGNFEARFEDFLLLLGYWITPWFGVLFTDFYWFGRHRLAASDTRSVRPVLWQGVVSFLMGIAVSIPFMDSSLYEGPVSKMLGGADLAFYVGFIAAALAYRILGASATAGPHIRKR from the coding sequence ATGCCATCGAACACCGGCGTATTTCCCGAAGTTCAATATGGAGACCGTTTATTGACAGTCGAACCCTACAGTATCCAGCCGGTCGCAGCACTCGACCGGCACGGAAAGGCCTGGCAACAGTTGATGCTGTGGCTGGGCTCAAACCTCACAATTGCAGATTTCGCACTCGGTTTCCTGCCGGTGTCCCTGGGGTTGCCATGGTCGTGGAGTATCGCTGCGATTGTCCTTGGCAATTTGATCGGTGCCGTCACACTAGGGCTGTGCGCCGCTATGGGCCCCGTGTATGGCGTTCCACAACTGATCATCGGGCGCTTCACCTTTGGCCGCATGGGCGGCTATCTCCCGACGGCGCTCAACTACGTCAGCACCATTGGCTGGTTCGCGGTCAACAACATGCTCGGAACGTTCGGGCTTCGCATCCTTCTGCCGCAGTTGGCGTTCTGGCAAGGCGCCGGCCTTCTGGTCATCCTCCAGGGTTTGCTGGCCATCTATGGGTACAACCTGATTCACGTGTATGAACGGGTCATGTCCGTCGTCCTGGGCACCCTGTTCCTCGTTGTGACGTTCCTCACACTGCGGCATCCAGCCGCGCTCACCGTGTATCACCCGCACGCCGCAGCACCGTGGGCCATGTTCGCCATCATGGTCGCATCCGTCTTCTCCTACATCGCCAGCTGGGGTTCGTACGCTTCGGACTACAGCCGTTATCTCCACGCCGACGTCTCGAAAGGCCGCGTCGTCTGGAACGTTTTTCTGGGGGCATTTCTGGCATCCACATGGCTTGAACTTGTGGGGTTGCTGGTGGCCGTCCTCGCCGCTTCGCCCACATCCAATCCGATTGCTGCCCTGCACCTCGTCACAGGTGAATTTGGCGACGTTGCGGTGATCGCCATGATCCTCGGCGGTACGGCAGCCGACGCACTCAACCTGTATTCCAACGCCTTGTCGGCCAGCGCATTTGACATCCGGGTTCCGAGGTGGGTGTTGACGGTGGTTGCCAGCCTCGTGGGACTGGCACTCAGCCTCGCGTTCTCCGGCAATTTTGAAGCGCGCTTTGAAGACTTCCTGTTGCTGTTAGGCTATTGGATCACGCCCTGGTTTGGCGTCCTCTTCACCGACTTTTACTGGTTCGGGCGCCACCGCCTGGCGGCATCCGATACACGCAGCGTCCGACCGGTTCTCTGGCAGGGGGTCGTCAGTTTCCTGATGGGTATCGCTGTGTCCATTCCGTTTATGGACTCGTCGCTGTATGAAGGCCCGGTATCGAAGATGCTCGGCGGGGCAGACCTGGCATTTTATGTGGGATTTATCGCTGCGGCGCTTGCCTATCGAATCCTCGGGGCCAGCGCAACGGCAGGGCCGCACATCCGGAAGCGTTGA
- a CDS encoding transcription repressor NadR — MVDLSPRQQQLLNLLQSQREALTGTDLASICKVTRQVVVHDIAILRAAGHNILSTPRGYVMASDAAAHRPTRILAVCHPPELTEAELTTLVDYGIAVRDVIIEHPLYGELHGNLHLASRKDVECFIQQVQASSAGLLSSLTDGHHLHTIEYTSESRLTEAIAQLRRLGIEVL; from the coding sequence ATGGTAGACCTGAGCCCCCGACAACAACAACTGCTGAACTTGTTACAGTCCCAACGTGAGGCGTTGACCGGAACCGACCTCGCGTCGATTTGCAAGGTTACCCGTCAGGTTGTCGTTCATGACATTGCAATTCTGCGTGCTGCCGGCCACAACATCCTCTCTACACCCCGCGGTTATGTGATGGCATCCGACGCGGCTGCCCACCGTCCCACGCGCATTCTTGCCGTGTGCCATCCACCAGAATTGACCGAAGCCGAGTTGACGACCCTGGTTGATTACGGCATCGCCGTGCGGGACGTCATCATCGAGCACCCCCTGTATGGAGAACTCCATGGCAACCTTCACCTGGCGTCCCGGAAGGATGTGGAATGCTTCATTCAGCAAGTCCAGGCATCCAGTGCTGGACTCCTGTCCTCCCTTACGGACGGTCACCACCTGCACACCATTGAGTACACATCCGAGTCCCGCCTGACCGAAGCGATCGCACAGTTGCGACGCTTAGGCATCGAAGTATTGTAG
- a CDS encoding ABC transporter ATP-binding protein, with protein MKIDGHPANHQPANGQTPDGRPSHHQTSRPPADIVHPAVHPSETSDPRRLLRQFLWSRKWTYTAAILSILASEIVMVQFPHILGQFTNTLQKGRLTLHAVGIYSLQLTVVGVVYVILYGIGQNSNGHSGRLFEYLLRKRLFSHWERLSTSYFRGRSIGDLLNHAMNDVQAVREALSGGLNILSNAVFLMISTLFMTFRTVSVKLTLISMIPILFIPFFVVWMGPRVRNASRRVQEALSDMAELTEESLSAIRLVKATANEDIEASRFTERVDTIVERQMGLFRRSALFQALIPLMGSLSFVIALGYGGYLALVGRIQLGAFVAFTLYLGMLITPLQQIGFVINNFQRASASLQRLKVLLLEAPDITDPEHPVDVDPIAGDVEIRLPAFRYPDADHDVLANICLQIPHGQTVGIVGRTASGKTTLVSLLMRVFDPPANSIFLDGVDIRQLRLETLREAIAYVPQDGFLFSTTIGENIAFGKETATPQEIEQAARDAQIYDDIAAFRDGFDTIIGERGVALSGGQKQRTALARAFLKDAPVLILDDSLSAVDMNTEKAILANLRRLRAHKTTIIVAHRLSAVRHADQILVLEEGRPIEHGTHDELVAAGGAYASMYAMQQESGVTTA; from the coding sequence GTGAAAATCGACGGACATCCAGCGAATCATCAGCCAGCGAACGGTCAAACACCAGACGGCCGGCCATCACATCACCAAACATCCCGTCCACCAGCCGACATCGTCCATCCGGCCGTCCACCCGTCGGAGACAAGTGACCCGCGGCGCCTCCTGAGACAGTTCCTTTGGTCGAGAAAATGGACTTATACGGCTGCAATTTTATCGATTTTGGCATCTGAAATTGTGATGGTGCAGTTCCCGCACATCCTCGGTCAATTCACCAACACGCTGCAAAAAGGCCGGCTGACCCTGCACGCGGTTGGGATATACAGCCTGCAGCTGACCGTTGTCGGGGTTGTGTATGTGATTCTCTACGGCATCGGGCAGAACAGCAACGGCCACAGCGGGCGGCTGTTCGAATACCTGCTGCGCAAGCGGCTGTTCAGCCACTGGGAGCGGCTGTCGACCAGCTATTTTCGGGGCCGCAGCATTGGCGATCTGCTCAATCACGCCATGAACGACGTGCAGGCCGTGCGCGAAGCGCTGTCCGGCGGCTTGAACATCCTGTCGAACGCGGTGTTCCTGATGATTTCCACGTTGTTCATGACGTTTCGAACCGTGAGCGTCAAACTGACGCTCATCAGCATGATCCCGATTCTCTTTATTCCCTTCTTTGTGGTTTGGATGGGACCCCGCGTCCGCAATGCGTCGCGCCGCGTGCAGGAGGCGCTGTCGGACATGGCCGAGCTGACCGAGGAGAGTCTGTCGGCGATCCGGCTGGTCAAGGCGACGGCAAACGAGGACATCGAGGCGTCGCGCTTCACAGAGCGCGTGGACACCATTGTGGAGCGCCAGATGGGCTTGTTTCGGCGCAGTGCGTTGTTTCAGGCCCTCATCCCGCTCATGGGCTCGCTCAGCTTTGTCATCGCGTTGGGCTACGGCGGGTACCTCGCGCTGGTGGGCCGCATCCAGCTGGGGGCGTTTGTCGCGTTCACGTTGTACCTGGGCATGCTCATCACGCCGCTGCAGCAAATCGGCTTCGTGATCAACAACTTCCAGCGCGCCTCGGCCTCCCTGCAGCGGCTGAAAGTCCTGCTGCTGGAGGCGCCGGACATCACGGACCCCGAGCACCCGGTGGATGTGGACCCCATCGCAGGCGACGTCGAGATTCGCCTGCCCGCGTTCCGCTATCCTGATGCCGATCACGATGTGCTCGCGAACATCTGCCTGCAGATTCCGCATGGCCAGACGGTTGGCATTGTGGGCCGCACGGCGTCTGGCAAGACCACGCTGGTGAGTTTGCTGATGCGTGTGTTTGATCCGCCGGCGAACAGCATCTTCTTGGACGGCGTGGATATCCGCCAGCTGCGGCTCGAAACCCTGCGCGAAGCGATTGCCTATGTGCCGCAGGACGGGTTTCTGTTCTCGACGACGATTGGCGAGAACATTGCTTTTGGCAAGGAAACGGCCACACCGCAGGAAATCGAACAAGCTGCAAGAGATGCGCAAATTTACGATGACATCGCAGCGTTTCGGGATGGGTTCGACACCATCATTGGCGAGCGCGGCGTGGCACTCTCCGGCGGTCAGAAGCAGCGCACGGCACTTGCGCGCGCCTTTCTCAAGGACGCGCCCGTGCTCATTTTGGACGACAGCCTCTCCGCGGTGGATATGAACACGGAAAAGGCGATTCTCGCCAATCTGCGCCGCCTTCGTGCGCACAAGACGACCATCATCGTCGCGCACCGCCTCTCCGCGGTGCGTCACGCCGATCAGATTTTGGTCCTCGAGGAGGGCCGCCCGATTGAACACGGAACGCATGACGAACTGGTCGCTGCGGGCGGGGCGTACGCCTCCATGTACGCCATGCAGCAGGAGAGTGGGGTGACGACCGCATGA
- a CDS encoding ABC transporter ATP-binding protein: MRLLPYARPFFWNFIGVFALVAIFNATNVVQPYLVKIAIDNDISGKHPNLHGVLVIACVYAVIVLVGLAANYLQMLLLQYSGQSIIRKIRLDLFTHIESQSMSFFDRNAIGRLVTNVSNDTETVSQFFTQFFLSLVRDGLSIVMIVFAMFELDVRIASYAMVILPVIAAISLAFRTRLRSAYQTTRTRLSNIVAFLAENLAGMRIIQAFHQEPRQARAFNELNERHRQANVREYSISVNFNRALELLGNVAVAAVVWIGGEAVLHKVILFGTLYAFISYIQRFFQPINAVTQQWNTLQSAMVAAERIGRVLSVEPGIQDVPDPVDVLTGQVAGRVEFAHVTFGYKPDEPVLKDISFSVEPGQFIGFVGATGAGKSSVMSLLARFYEPQAGEILLDGIDVRRIRQRDLHKLIGLVQQEVNLFTGTVADNIRLFRSDIHEEDVVAAARTVGAHDIIERLPDGYSTRLYAKGANLSMGERQLISFARIVCLNPRVLILDEATANLDSHTEALVQAGLRAVSKNRTTLVIAHRLSTVRNADRIIVLDKGRIVEQGTHDELLEMGGLYATLYAKSGIDEAPVPPSTRHSAASNPLFMV, translated from the coding sequence ATGCGTTTGCTGCCGTACGCTCGACCGTTTTTTTGGAACTTCATCGGGGTGTTTGCGCTCGTCGCGATTTTTAATGCCACCAACGTGGTGCAGCCCTACCTGGTGAAAATCGCGATCGACAACGACATTTCGGGAAAGCACCCGAACCTGCACGGCGTGCTGGTCATCGCTTGCGTGTATGCGGTCATCGTGCTGGTCGGCCTGGCTGCGAACTACCTGCAAATGCTGCTGCTGCAGTACTCCGGGCAGAGCATCATCCGCAAAATCCGGCTCGACCTGTTCACCCACATCGAGTCGCAGAGCATGTCGTTTTTCGACCGCAATGCCATCGGCCGGCTGGTGACGAACGTCTCCAACGACACCGAAACCGTCAGCCAGTTCTTCACGCAGTTCTTCCTGAGTCTCGTGCGGGATGGGCTGTCGATTGTGATGATTGTCTTCGCGATGTTCGAACTGGATGTCCGCATTGCGTCGTACGCGATGGTCATCCTGCCGGTTATCGCCGCCATTTCGCTGGCGTTTCGCACCCGGCTGCGCTCCGCGTATCAGACCACGCGGACGAGGCTGTCCAACATCGTCGCGTTTCTCGCGGAAAACCTGGCGGGGATGCGCATCATTCAGGCGTTCCACCAAGAACCGCGTCAGGCGCGCGCCTTCAACGAATTGAACGAACGCCACCGCCAAGCGAACGTCCGGGAGTACAGTATCTCCGTGAACTTCAACCGGGCACTGGAGCTGCTGGGGAACGTCGCTGTGGCGGCTGTGGTATGGATCGGCGGCGAGGCGGTGCTGCACAAGGTCATCCTGTTTGGCACCTTGTACGCCTTTATCAGCTACATTCAACGCTTTTTCCAGCCGATCAACGCGGTCACGCAGCAGTGGAATACCTTGCAGTCCGCCATGGTCGCTGCCGAGCGCATCGGCCGGGTGTTGTCGGTTGAACCTGGGATTCAGGATGTGCCGGACCCGGTGGACGTGCTGACAGGGCAAGTCGCAGGCCGCGTCGAATTTGCGCACGTCACGTTTGGCTACAAACCGGACGAGCCTGTCCTCAAGGACATCTCCTTCTCGGTCGAGCCTGGGCAGTTCATTGGCTTTGTCGGCGCTACCGGTGCGGGCAAGAGCTCCGTCATGAGCTTGCTGGCCAGGTTCTATGAGCCACAGGCCGGGGAAATTTTGCTCGATGGCATCGACGTGCGCCGGATCCGCCAGCGCGACTTACACAAGCTGATTGGCCTGGTGCAGCAGGAGGTCAATCTGTTTACGGGCACTGTTGCCGATAACATCCGCTTGTTTCGATCGGACATTCACGAGGAAGACGTGGTGGCGGCGGCGCGGACAGTGGGGGCGCACGACATCATCGAACGACTGCCGGATGGGTACAGCACGCGTCTGTACGCCAAAGGCGCGAACCTGTCGATGGGCGAGCGCCAACTGATTTCGTTCGCGCGCATTGTCTGCCTCAATCCGCGCGTCCTGATTCTGGACGAGGCGACGGCCAACCTCGACAGCCACACGGAGGCACTCGTGCAGGCCGGGCTGCGCGCGGTCTCGAAGAACCGTACCACGCTGGTTATCGCGCATCGTCTGTCGACGGTCCGAAACGCGGACCGCATCATCGTGCTCGACAAGGGACGGATTGTTGAACAGGGCACGCACGACGAGCTCCTCGAGATGGGCGGGTTGTATGCGACGTTGTATGCCAAGTCCGGGATCGACGAGGCGCCTGTACCGCCGTCAACGCGTCACTCAGCGGCTTCCAACCCCCTATTTATGGTATGA
- a CDS encoding glycerophosphoryl diester phosphodiesterase membrane domain-containing protein, with product MSMQSPKHHAALVGPRGIGQLFGAALRHYRMDFGFLLTASICVLVPYFVLDAIFNANSAKILAFDFSHLTHVTSLTQLAAMEQHAGITGPSPVSWVLSLLNAVLVTPLLYGIIVHMVVRRNMGGSSVSMPNAFSHAFHRVGAAALAVLWADILKFFTVIAGGFIIGLAGAIVTAAAGSSVWSTVVAGILAAALLCCVIVVAVKLAFVVPVAYEENLRTSQSARRSAQLTKGQLWRTLVFMLLTVVLPGAIRIVISALIASVTQNAWVILVIIDLVQLFLVPFTLLAMSVLYVDLRIRAAS from the coding sequence ATGAGCATGCAGTCTCCAAAGCACCATGCGGCGCTGGTTGGGCCCCGGGGCATCGGGCAGTTGTTCGGCGCTGCGCTGCGCCACTATCGGATGGACTTCGGCTTCTTGCTGACCGCGTCCATCTGCGTGTTGGTTCCGTATTTCGTTCTGGACGCGATTTTCAATGCGAATTCCGCCAAAATACTGGCCTTTGATTTTTCACACCTGACGCATGTCACCAGTTTGACACAACTTGCTGCCATGGAGCAGCATGCGGGCATCACCGGTCCGTCGCCCGTATCGTGGGTGCTGAGCCTGTTGAACGCAGTGTTGGTGACGCCGCTTCTGTACGGCATCATTGTGCATATGGTGGTACGGCGGAACATGGGCGGATCGTCGGTTTCCATGCCGAACGCGTTCTCCCATGCCTTTCACCGCGTCGGTGCCGCGGCGCTGGCAGTGCTGTGGGCGGACATCCTGAAGTTCTTCACGGTCATCGCGGGCGGATTCATCATCGGCTTGGCGGGGGCCATCGTGACCGCGGCCGCGGGATCGTCCGTGTGGTCGACGGTGGTGGCCGGCATTCTCGCTGCCGCGCTGCTGTGCTGCGTCATCGTGGTTGCGGTGAAACTCGCCTTCGTTGTGCCCGTCGCATACGAGGAGAACCTCCGCACATCGCAGTCGGCGCGCCGCTCGGCACAATTGACGAAAGGTCAGCTGTGGCGGACGCTTGTGTTTATGCTGCTCACGGTCGTGCTTCCCGGTGCCATCCGCATTGTCATCAGCGCATTGATTGCATCGGTGACGCAAAATGCGTGGGTCATCTTGGTGATCATCGATTTGGTTCAACTCTTCCTCGTACCGTTTACGTTGTTGGCGATGAGTGTGCTGTATGTGGACCTGCGCATCCGCGCGGCTTCATGA
- a CDS encoding glycosyl hydrolase family 18 protein has product MWIHTVVEGDTLRDIAERFGTSTRALNRLNELGDEDRLVPGLHLLVPGPPTAVRAYQVRSGDTLATIAQRTGLSQEQLQSWTGIRDGQPTGQQTGGMQLTAGQTLYLPRPLTAAEKKTIEANGYLLPQGTLSDANILRDTPSLTYVCMFSYQARADGTLVPPRDAQGLQAARQLNIAPLMTVTNFDGTNFNTELAHTLMANGSIRRRLIENIGRTMQQKGFRGVNVDFEHMRPSDRPLYNAFIRELGQAVRARGFFVSIAMGPKTSDDPQASWMGAFDYRTLGQEVDFLMLMTYEWGWVGGPPMAIAPLNQVRAVLEYATSVIPSEKILMGMALYGYDWPLPYPSGRRASGISNNSAQNLAIVQQVPIQWDVASQSPYFRYRRADGTEHEVWFDDAMSVLIKFQLIYDMNLRGVSYWVLGNEFPQAWYLMADTFQIRKV; this is encoded by the coding sequence ATGTGGATTCACACGGTTGTCGAAGGGGATACCCTGCGCGACATCGCGGAACGGTTTGGTACGTCAACTCGAGCGTTGAATCGACTCAATGAACTGGGCGATGAAGATCGATTGGTGCCTGGTCTGCACCTGCTGGTTCCAGGGCCGCCGACGGCGGTACGGGCCTACCAGGTTCGAAGCGGCGACACGCTCGCGACCATCGCCCAGCGAACGGGCCTTTCGCAAGAACAGTTGCAGAGTTGGACGGGAATTCGGGATGGGCAGCCGACTGGCCAGCAAACCGGCGGCATGCAGCTGACGGCGGGGCAGACCCTGTATTTGCCGCGTCCATTGACGGCAGCGGAGAAAAAGACCATCGAAGCAAACGGATACCTGCTGCCGCAAGGCACGCTGAGTGACGCCAATATCCTGCGTGACACGCCGAGTCTCACGTACGTCTGTATGTTCAGCTACCAGGCCCGGGCCGACGGAACCCTTGTGCCCCCGAGAGATGCCCAGGGGCTTCAGGCGGCAAGGCAATTGAACATCGCGCCATTGATGACCGTCACCAACTTCGACGGGACCAACTTCAATACGGAACTGGCGCACACGCTGATGGCCAATGGGTCGATTCGCCGCCGATTGATTGAAAACATCGGACGAACGATGCAGCAGAAGGGTTTTCGCGGTGTCAATGTGGACTTCGAGCACATGCGGCCGTCTGACCGTCCGCTCTATAACGCGTTCATTCGCGAACTTGGCCAGGCGGTGCGTGCGCGTGGGTTCTTCGTGTCCATCGCGATGGGCCCCAAGACGTCAGATGACCCACAGGCTTCCTGGATGGGGGCATTCGACTATCGGACGCTCGGCCAGGAGGTCGACTTCCTGATGCTGATGACGTACGAGTGGGGATGGGTCGGCGGTCCGCCAATGGCTATCGCGCCGCTCAATCAGGTGCGTGCTGTGTTGGAATACGCGACGTCCGTCATTCCAAGCGAGAAAATCCTCATGGGGATGGCTCTGTACGGATACGACTGGCCTCTGCCGTATCCGAGCGGGCGTCGGGCGTCCGGGATTTCGAACAACAGCGCGCAAAACTTAGCCATTGTTCAACAGGTGCCCATTCAATGGGATGTGGCCTCTCAATCCCCGTACTTCCGCTATCGGCGTGCGGATGGCACGGAGCACGAGGTGTGGTTCGATGACGCCATGTCGGTGCTCATCAAGTTTCAACTCATCTACGACATGAATCTTCGGGGTGTTTCTTACTGGGTGCTGGGGAATGAATTTCCGCAGGCGTGGTACCTGATGGCCGACACATTTCAGATTCGAAAGGTGTAA
- a CDS encoding YnfA family protein — protein sequence MVRAIFLFFLAGFAEIGGGYLIWQWLKNGKPLWVGIIGAVIMILYGVLATRQEFSFGRTYAAYGGIFIAMAVLWGWFIDKRFPDMSEWIGAGICMVGVAVMLVKK from the coding sequence ATAGTCCGAGCAATTTTTCTTTTCTTTTTAGCAGGATTCGCAGAGATTGGTGGAGGCTATCTCATTTGGCAATGGCTCAAAAACGGAAAACCGTTATGGGTCGGGATTATCGGAGCCGTCATAATGATTTTGTATGGTGTTTTGGCTACCCGCCAAGAATTTTCGTTCGGCAGGACCTACGCCGCCTATGGTGGGATTTTCATAGCGATGGCTGTGCTTTGGGGCTGGTTCATTGACAAGCGGTTTCCTGACATGAGCGAGTGGATAGGGGCAGGTATTTGCATGGTAGGCGTTGCTGTAATGCTCGTGAAAAAGTGA
- a CDS encoding GNAT family N-acetyltransferase, translating into MKLVGNGIYLRFLQESDAVSLVALNERNRDFFEPYLIDRPEAFYSVEYQQMSIHSGLAMMEQDQKYSFGIFLSESHELVGLVSLTEVVRGPYQSCWLGYYLDQGHNGHGYTTEAVKLVVKYAFQVLGLHRIEAGVMPHNVGSIRVLEKARFLQEGLNKKNVLINGRWRDHLHFAIVNPIRRRGLMKVRF; encoded by the coding sequence GTGAAACTTGTTGGGAACGGGATTTATCTCAGGTTTTTGCAAGAGTCGGACGCCGTATCCTTGGTTGCTCTGAATGAAAGGAATCGTGATTTCTTCGAGCCGTATCTGATTGATCGGCCAGAGGCATTTTACTCAGTCGAGTACCAGCAGATGTCCATCCACTCAGGCCTCGCGATGATGGAGCAAGACCAAAAGTATTCGTTCGGTATTTTTCTCAGTGAGAGTCACGAACTCGTCGGACTAGTGTCCTTAACGGAGGTTGTACGGGGTCCCTATCAGTCGTGCTGGCTCGGATACTATCTGGACCAGGGACACAACGGTCATGGATACACCACAGAGGCAGTGAAGCTCGTCGTGAAGTACGCCTTTCAGGTTCTGGGTCTTCATCGCATCGAAGCTGGCGTGATGCCGCACAATGTAGGCTCCATTCGTGTGCTTGAGAAGGCGAGGTTCCTGCAAGAGGGGCTCAACAAGAAGAATGTGCTGATCAACGGGAGGTGGCGAGACCATCTGCATTTTGCAATTGTGAATCCGATTCGGCGGCGAGGGCTGATGAAGGTCCGATTTTGA